The genomic interval GGTCGCCCGGTGCAACGCGCTCGAGACGGCCGCCGGATCAACGCCTTTTTCGAACCGTTGCTGCGCCTCCGAGCGAAGCGAGAGGGCCTGGCCCGTTCTCCGGATGGAGGCGCCGTCGAAGCGGGCGGATTCAAGCGCAATGCGCCGGGTCGAAGGGCCGATTTCGCTGTTCTCCCCGCCCATCACGCCCGCGAGCCCGATAGCCTTCTCCGGGTCCGCGATGACGATCATGTCGGGCGTGAGCGCGCGCTCCTGGCCGTCGAGCGTCACGAGGCGCTCGCCCTCTCTCGCCTGTCGGACGACGATGGTGGCGTGGGCGATGGCGTCCGCGTCAAACGCGTGCAGAGGCTGGCCCCATTCGAGCATCACGTAGTTCGTCACGTCGACGACGAGATCGATAGAACGGACGCCCATGGCCAAAAGCCGCATCTTCATCCAGAGCGGCGTTTCCCGGACCTCGACGCCTTCCAGGAGTTGGGCTTCGTATCGCGGGCACCGCGGCGTCTCGAGACGCACCTGGAGCGGGGATTCCCCCTCGGCGGCGGGCGCCGGAACCGACGCAGGGAATCGATGCGGCCGCCGGAGGATCGCCGAAAGCTCGTGCACCAAGCCGCGGATGGACAGGCAATCGCTTCGGTTGGGCGTGAGGTCGAGATCGAGCACGACGTCGTCCAGGTGAAGATGCGGGACGACGTCCTCGCCGAGCGGCAGGTCCTCCGGAAGGACGAACAGCCCCTCCACGTCCCGTTTGGGCAGGTACCGAGTCTCGATTCCGAGCTCGTCCGCCGAACACAGCATGCCGTGCGAGGACACGCCGCGAAACTCGGCAATCCGGATCTCCACGCCGCCCGGCAGCTTCGCCCCGGGCAGCGCGACCGGCACCACGAGCCCCGGCGCGGCATTCGGCGCCCCGCAGACGATTTCGAGCTGTCGGCCGCCCACGTCCACGCGGCAAACCTTCAGCCGATCCGCCTGGGGATGCGGCCGCACCTCCAGAATCTTGCCGATCACGACCCCCTCCACGCCGCGATTCAAGGGATCGACCGCGTCCACGGCAAGCCCCGCGCTCGTCAGGCGATCCGCGAGTTCAGCCGGCGATAGGCCCGCGAGATCGAGATATTCGGCCAGCCATTTGTACGATGCTCTCACATTGCCACTCCCTTATCGGCACGCGTCAGGCGTGACGGAACTGTCGTAAGAAGCGCAGGTCGTTCTGGTACAGCATGCGAATGTCGGAAATGCCGTACCGCAGCATGGCGATGCGCTCGGCGCCGAGGCCAAAGGCGAAACCGGTGTAGCGCGCGCTGTCGTAACCCGACATGTCGAGCACGCGCGGGTGCACCATGCCCGCGCCGAGGATCTCGATCCACCCGGTCCCTTTACACATGCGGCATCCACTGCCGCCGCACGAGACGCAGACGAGATCGACCTCACAGCTCGGTTCGGTGAACGGGAAGTAGCTCGGGCGCAGCCGAACGCGCTGAGAAGGGCCGAACAGCGCTTTGGCGAACGCCTCGAGCGTCCCCTTCAGATCCGACATGCGAATCCCCTCGTCCACGACGAGGCCCTCGATCTGCGTGAACTGGTGCGAGTGCGTCGCGTCGTCCTCGTCGCGGCGATACACGCGGCCAGGCACAATCACGCGAATCGGCGTCCGCCCCCGCATGCGCTCCATCGTCCGGACTTGCATGGGGGACGTGTGCGTCCGAAGCAGCCACTCGTCCGTCAGATAGAACGTATCCTGCATATCGCGCGCCGGGTGATCTTTCGGAATGTTGAGCAGTTCAAAGTTGTAATGGTCGGTCTCGACCTCGGGACCTTCCACGACGGAGAACCCGAGGCTCACAAAGATGTCCTCGATCTCCTCGATCACGCGCGAAATGGGGTGCATCGCGCCGAGCGGCACGTCCCGACCCGGCAGCGTGACATCGATCCGCTCGCGCTCGAGCCGAAGGGCCTTCTCCTTGGCCTCGATTTCGGCCTGCCTCGAGCGCCACGCTTGCTCCAGCTCCTGGCGAATGCGATTCAACGCCTCGCCGAGCACGCGCCGGTCCTCGGGGGCCAGTCCCCCCATCGCTTTCGACATCTGGCCGAGCGCGCTCTTCTTGCCGAGAACCTCGACCCGCCAGTCGTTCAGCGCCTTCGAGTCCGAGGCGAGCGCGAGGGACGCCATGGCCTGCTCGCGGATCGCCTCCAACTCATGTCTCCAGGTGTCGCTCAACCCGTCATCCTCCTCACGCCGCTCATCGAGCCGCCTGACCTCACAACACAAAGAAGCAACTCGCCTGTGCGACGAATTGCTCCGCGCCATCTGGGTGAACGCCGTGGTGGTTTCGTCAACCCAGCCATATCGTAGCATTGACCGGCCGCCCGCCTCGGGCAGCCGCCAACGTTCAAAGGAGGCGCATGCGCATGTACGGGATTTTCGGCGGTTACACGCAGTGGGCAGTGGTATTCCTGATCATCTTCGTGCTCTTCTTCCTGCTCGTTCCCGCTTACGGCGCCGTGGCAACCACCACCAGCACGGCTCCGGCTGTCGTGTACTGAGGCTCATCCGGCCGCCAAGGGAAGCGCACCCGCTCCCCTTGGCGCTCCTCACACATCGGCCCACACGCCAGACGCCTCGATCCACTGGAGCGCCCGCGCCACCTCATCCACCACAATATTCACGTGGCCCATTTTGCGATCCCGCTTCGCCTCCGCCTTGCCGTACAGATGCACCTTCACACAGGACGGAAGGCCGCTCATCCGCGCGAGCAGGGGCTTGACGTGCTGCCCGAGGACGTTGACCATCACCACAGGCGAATACAGCGTCACGTCACCGAGCGGCAGGTTACAAATGGCGCGCACATGCTGCTCGAACTGACTCGTCGCGCACGCGTCGAGCGTGTAGTGACCCGAGTTGTGCGGGCGAGGCGCGAGTTCGTTGATCAGGAGCTCCCCGCCCTGAGTCACGAACATCTCGACCGCAATCAGGCCGATGACGCCGAGCGCTTCCGCCACCCGCCGAGCGATGTCCTCTGCGCGCGCGATCACGTCCTCCGGATACCGCGCCGGCACGATGGACATGTGGAGGATATGCCGCTTGTGAATGTTCTCGGCCGGCGGAAAGGCCCGCACCTCGCCCCTCCGATTGCGCGCGACAATCACGGAGAGCTCGCCCTCAAACGGCACGTACGCCTCCGCAATCAGCGGCTGGTCGTCAAAACCCGCGGCTCGGTGGTGGTCCATGGCTCGTGCCCAGTCCTGCGCGTGCTTCTCCACATCTTCTCGCGACCGGACCATCCACTGGCCCTTGCCGTCGTACCCTCCCCGACACGTTTTGACCACCATCCGCTCGCCGAATCGCTCGAGCGCCTCGTCGAGATCGCCCATGGACGAAATGGGCGCAAAGGGCGTGACCGGAAGGCCGTGCTGCGCAAGCGTCGATTTTTCTCGCACGCGGTGTTGACAAATCGCCAACAGCTCGCTGCCCTGGGGCACGTCACAGGTCTCGGCCAGCGCGTCGGCGACGGCGGCGCTCACGTTTTCAAATTCGTACGTGACGAGATCGCACTGCGACGCGAGCCTCCGCGCGGCGTCCACGTCGTCGTACGCCGCGACCACCTGACCGTCCGCGACCTGGGCCGCGGGCGCGTCCGGCGTGGGATCCAGCACGCGAAACCGGTACCCCATGTGCCGCCCGGCGAGGGCCATCATGCGGCCCAACTGGCCGCCGCCGAGAATGCCGATGGTGGCAGGCGGCAGGACGGCGTCAGTGGGTTTCAGCGGACGTGTCTGCACCCGGATCGCCCCCCTGAAGCACCTCGTCGCGGATGGATTGTTGGCGCGCTTCCAATCGAGCGGCGATCTCGGCGTCCGTCACCGCGAGAATGCGCGCGGCCATGAGCCCCGCGTTAACCGCCCCTGCGCGGCCGATGGCCATGGTGGCCACCGGCACGCCGCCAGGCATCTGCACGATGGACAAGAGCGAGTCGAGGCCGCCGAGCGCCGACGTCTGCACGGGCACGCCGATCACCGGCAAGGTCGTCTTGGACGCCACCATGCCGGGCAGGTGAGCGGCGCCCCCCGCCCCGGCGATGATGACCTGAATGCCGCGATCCCGCGCGGACTCCGCGTATTCGAACATGAAATCCGGCGTCCTGTGCGCCGAGACCACCCTGCGCTCGTGCGGGATCCCGAGCTCGTCCAACACGGCGCACGCGTGGCGCATCGTCTCCCAGTCGCTCTGGCTGCCCATGATCACGCCGACGCGCGGCTGCGCCATACCCATCCTCCTCGCGCTCGCTGCATCAGGCAAGGGTGACGTCCTTGCACAGATACACGTCCTGAATGAGATTCAACAGCTTCACGCCCTCCGCCATCGGGCGCTGGAACGCCTTGCGGCCGGAGATGAGCCCCATGCCGCCCGCGCGCTTGTTGATGACCGCGGTGCGGACCGCCTCGGCGAAGTCGTTCTCTCCCGACGCACCGCCGGAGCTGATGAGCCCAATCTTGCCCATGAACCCGTTGGCCACCTGATAGCGGGCGAGATCGATGGGGTGATCGCTCGTGAGCTCCGTGTACACGCGCTTGTCGATCTTGCCGTAGCTCGACTGGCCCATGTTGAGCGCCTGATACCCGCCATTGACCTCCGGAAGCTTTTGCTTCACGATGTCCGCCTCGATGGTCACGCCCAAGTGGTTGGCCTGGCCGGTCAGGTCGGCCGCCGTGTGATAATCGACGCCGTCTTTGACAAACGCGGGATTGCGGAGATAGCACCAGAGCACGGTGAACATGCCGAGCTCGTGTGCCAGCTGGAACGCCTCGCTGACCTCCTGGATCTGGCGCGTGGACTCGGGCGAGCCGAAGTAGATGGTCGCGCCGACGCCCACCGCACCGAGATCCCACGCCTGCTTGACCGACGCGAACATGATCTGATCGTACTTGTTCGGATAGGTCAACAGCTCGTTGTGGTTGATCTTTACAATATAAGGAATTTTATGTGCGTATTTGCGGCTGGTCAAGGCCAACACGCCGAGCGTCGACGCCACGGCGTTGCAACCGCCCTCGATGGCGAGCTTGACGATGTTCTCTGGGTCGAAGTAGTCCGGATTCTTGGCGAACGACGCGCCGGCCGAATGCTCGATGCCCTGATCCACCGGCAGGATGGACACGTATCCCGTCCCGACGAGCCGCCCGGAGGACAACAACCACTGCAAAGAACGAAGGACCTGATTGTTCCGGTTGGAATACAGGAACACGTCGTCCACGGACGTCGGCGACGGCGGCGTGAGCCGCTCCTTCGGAATGGTCTTGCACTCGTGATTCAGCAGATAGTCCGCTTCCGCGCCCAGATACTCGCGAATTTTTTCGATCACGCAATCGACCCCCTGGCGTTGGTTGGGTGCCCCACAGCGGAGCCATCCCACTTAGTTGGATAGAATCTCGGCCAGCTCGCAAAGTTCCTGCGCAGGCTGGCGCACGGCCGCAAACACCTCGTCAAACGGCACCGCCACGAGCGCCCCGTTCTGCGTGGCGGCCATGACCGCGGTCTCGCCTTTGAGGAGGAGTTCGACTGCGAAAGCGCCCAAGCGGCTGGCGAGGACGCGATCGGACGCTGTTGGCGCGCCACCGCGCTGGACGTGCCCGAGCACGGTCACGCGCGTGTCAAACCCGGTCTTCTCCTCGATGTAGTGCCCGACATCCACCGCGCGCGCCGCGCCTTCCGCCACCACGATGATGGAGTGTTTCTTGCCCCGGGCCACGCCGCGCTGCAGCTTCGCCACCACATCCTCGAGGTTGAACGGGACCTCAGGGATCAGCACGCTCTCCGCGCCGCCCGCGAGCCCGGCCGCCAGCGCGATATGCCCGGCGTGCCGACCCATGACCTCAATGACATACGTCCGCTCGTGCGACGTGGCCGTGTCGCGGATTTTATCGATGGCCTGAATCACCGTCTGCACCGCCGTGTCGAAGCCGATGTTTGCGTCGCACGCGCCGATGTCGTTGTCGATGGTGCAAGGCACTCCGACCGTGGGAATGCCCAGCTCGCTCAGGCGCTTGGCGCCTCGAAACGATCCGTCTCCCCCGAGCACGACGAGACCCTCAATCCCGGCCTCGACGAGCCGCTCATACCCGCGCCTCTGCCCCTCTTCGGTCATGAACTCCTTGCAACGCGCCGTAAACAGGCAGGTTCCGCCGCGCTGAATGATGTCGCCGACGGATTCGATGGGCATCGGACGAAAATCCCCGTCCAACAAGCCCGCGTACCCCCTGCGAATGCCGACGACCTCCAGGCCGTGGTAGATGGCCGTGCGGACCACGGCGCGGATGGCCGCGTTCATGCCAGGCGCGTCGCCCCCGCTCGTCAAAACGCCTATCTTTTGAATGGCCAACACCCCCAACGAGGACACCTTCATGGTAGACGACGATCGCGATTTGCGCAATGAACTGCGCTCGAGTGCGGCCTCCTCGGCTCTCAGCCGGTATTGCGCAGGCCCGCGGCGATGCCGTTAATGGTCTGCAGCGCGTCGGCCAGCTCCGCCTCGCGCTCTTCGGGCGACAGGTTGTCCGTGCGCAGATCGGCCAACAGGCGCACCTGGAAGAACGACAGCGGATCGACATACGGGTTGCGAAGCGAGATGGACTCCCGTATGACCGGCCTGTTGTCGAGAAGCTGCCGGTAGCCCGTGATGTCGAGCACGGCGCGCTCCGTGCGCGCGTACTCCTCCTCAATCAGCGGAAAGACGGCCTCTCCCGCCTCCCCCGCCAACTGCGCGTATTCCTTCGCCACGAGCATATCCGCCTTGGCGAGCGCCATCTGAAGATTGTCGACCAGCGTCCGGAAGAACGGCCAC from Alicyclobacillus acidocaldarius subsp. acidocaldarius DSM 446 carries:
- the pheS gene encoding phenylalanine--tRNA ligase subunit alpha, whose product is MASLALASDSKALNDWRVEVLGKKSALGQMSKAMGGLAPEDRRVLGEALNRIRQELEQAWRSRQAEIEAKEKALRLERERIDVTLPGRDVPLGAMHPISRVIEEIEDIFVSLGFSVVEGPEVETDHYNFELLNIPKDHPARDMQDTFYLTDEWLLRTHTSPMQVRTMERMRGRTPIRVIVPGRVYRRDEDDATHSHQFTQIEGLVVDEGIRMSDLKGTLEAFAKALFGPSQRVRLRPSYFPFTEPSCEVDLVCVSCGGSGCRMCKGTGWIEILGAGMVHPRVLDMSGYDSARYTGFAFGLGAERIAMLRYGISDIRMLYQNDLRFLRQFRHA
- the purK gene encoding 5-(carboxyamino)imidazole ribonucleotide synthase; the protein is MQTRPLKPTDAVLPPATIGILGGGQLGRMMALAGRHMGYRFRVLDPTPDAPAAQVADGQVVAAYDDVDAARRLASQCDLVTYEFENVSAAVADALAETCDVPQGSELLAICQHRVREKSTLAQHGLPVTPFAPISSMGDLDEALERFGERMVVKTCRGGYDGKGQWMVRSREDVEKHAQDWARAMDHHRAAGFDDQPLIAEAYVPFEGELSVIVARNRRGEVRAFPPAENIHKRHILHMSIVPARYPEDVIARAEDIARRVAEALGVIGLIAVEMFVTQGGELLINELAPRPHNSGHYTLDACATSQFEQHVRAICNLPLGDVTLYSPVVMVNVLGQHVKPLLARMSGLPSCVKVHLYGKAEAKRDRKMGHVNIVVDEVARALQWIEASGVWADV
- the purE gene encoding 5-(carboxyamino)imidazole ribonucleotide mutase, producing the protein MAQPRVGVIMGSQSDWETMRHACAVLDELGIPHERRVVSAHRTPDFMFEYAESARDRGIQVIIAGAGGAAHLPGMVASKTTLPVIGVPVQTSALGGLDSLLSIVQMPGGVPVATMAIGRAGAVNAGLMAARILAVTDAEIAARLEARQQSIRDEVLQGGDPGADTSAETH
- a CDS encoding class I fructose-bisphosphate aldolase, giving the protein MIEKIREYLGAEADYLLNHECKTIPKERLTPPSPTSVDDVFLYSNRNNQVLRSLQWLLSSGRLVGTGYVSILPVDQGIEHSAGASFAKNPDYFDPENIVKLAIEGGCNAVASTLGVLALTSRKYAHKIPYIVKINHNELLTYPNKYDQIMFASVKQAWDLGAVGVGATIYFGSPESTRQIQEVSEAFQLAHELGMFTVLWCYLRNPAFVKDGVDYHTAADLTGQANHLGVTIEADIVKQKLPEVNGGYQALNMGQSSYGKIDKRVYTELTSDHPIDLARYQVANGFMGKIGLISSGGASGENDFAEAVRTAVINKRAGGMGLISGRKAFQRPMAEGVKLLNLIQDVYLCKDVTLA
- the pfkA gene encoding 6-phosphofructokinase, with product MQKIGVLTSGGDAPGMNAAIRAVVRTAIYHGLEVVGIRRGYAGLLDGDFRPMPIESVGDIIQRGGTCLFTARCKEFMTEEGQRRGYERLVEAGIEGLVVLGGDGSFRGAKRLSELGIPTVGVPCTIDNDIGACDANIGFDTAVQTVIQAIDKIRDTATSHERTYVIEVMGRHAGHIALAAGLAGGAESVLIPEVPFNLEDVVAKLQRGVARGKKHSIIVVAEGAARAVDVGHYIEEKTGFDTRVTVLGHVQRGGAPTASDRVLASRLGAFAVELLLKGETAVMAATQNGALVAVPFDEVFAAVRQPAQELCELAEILSN